A genomic stretch from Desulfurococcaceae archaeon MEX13E-LK6-19 includes:
- the fliE gene encoding flagellar hook-basal body complex protein FliE: MIMACIVGMPGSGKSIIAKAARDLGIPVYNMGDVVREETMRRYGKITPELMRKTSIELRKEYGPQVIALRTIERIKKDKHNGFVVIDGVRSLDEVNVFMQHGDVIIIAIHASPKTRFRRILERKRPGDPTSWEEFRERDLTELKFGIGNVIALADYMIVNEGTIEEAYKRAREILEGLQRHVREGRS, translated from the coding sequence TTGATTATGGCCTGTATAGTTGGAATGCCTGGTAGCGGAAAGAGCATAATTGCTAAGGCAGCAAGAGACCTGGGGATTCCTGTCTACAATATGGGGGATGTCGTCAGAGAAGAGACTATGAGAAGATATGGTAAGATAACGCCAGAGTTGATGCGGAAGACAAGTATAGAGCTGAGAAAAGAGTACGGACCTCAAGTAATTGCTTTGAGGACCATAGAAAGAATAAAGAAGGATAAGCATAATGGCTTTGTTGTGATCGATGGAGTTAGGAGTCTTGATGAAGTAAATGTCTTCATGCAGCATGGTGATGTAATAATAATAGCAATACATGCCAGCCCAAAAACAAGATTCAGGAGAATACTTGAGAGAAAAAGACCTGGAGATCCCACGTCATGGGAGGAATTTAGAGAAAGAGATTTGACTGAACTCAAGTTTGGCATAGGGAATGTGATTGCTTTAGCAGACTATATGATCGTCAATGAAGGAACCATTGAAGAAGCTTATAAGAGAGCTAGAGAAATACTAGAGGGGCTCCAGAGACATGTACGTGAAGGTAGAAGCTGA
- a CDS encoding ribonuclease Z, giving the protein MRTRLYFLGTGAAVPLNRGLPCIALRHNSSVYLLDSGEGCQARLFKVGLGVVKIKAILITHLHGDHFLGLFGMLQSMHMLNRKDELVVVGPSKLKEILAKMVKESTGGLRFPIKYYEIKPHELVYEDNNVKVTAFPVDHGIEAYGFKIDVKNKTIVYTGDTRPTDTVIEYSRNADILIHEATFDSSMAREAHEQGHSTSADAAKTASAANVKRLVLTHISARYDDTDLLFYDSYRFFRNVVVANDYMILMV; this is encoded by the coding sequence ATGAGAACAAGACTATACTTCTTGGGAACAGGTGCGGCTGTACCATTGAATAGAGGTCTCCCATGTATTGCGTTAAGGCATAATAGTAGTGTATACTTGCTTGATTCAGGAGAAGGATGCCAAGCAAGATTATTTAAGGTAGGACTTGGAGTCGTGAAAATAAAAGCTATATTGATAACGCATCTTCACGGCGACCATTTCCTAGGTCTTTTTGGGATGCTCCAGTCAATGCACATGCTTAACCGTAAAGACGAACTGGTAGTCGTGGGTCCGAGTAAACTCAAAGAAATACTTGCGAAAATGGTTAAGGAGAGTACGGGAGGATTACGATTCCCTATAAAGTACTATGAGATAAAACCTCACGAGCTGGTTTACGAGGATAATAACGTGAAGGTAACCGCATTCCCAGTTGACCACGGAATTGAAGCATATGGGTTCAAGATTGATGTAAAGAACAAAACTATTGTCTATACTGGAGACACCAGACCAACTGATACAGTTATCGAATACTCACGTAATGCAGATATTTTAATCCATGAAGCAACATTTGATAGTTCTATGGCGAGGGAAGCACATGAACAAGGCCATTCTACCTCGGCTGACGCCGCTAAAACCGCGTCGGCGGCTAACGTGAAACGCCTTGTCTTAACCCATATTAGTGCTAGATACGATGATACCGATCTCTTGTTTTATGACTCCTATAGGTTCTTTAGAAATGTTGTAGTAGCAAATGATTACATGATCTTAATGGTCTAG
- a CDS encoding RNA methyltransferase, whose translation MKEKTYYFILSGTYYGLSEGELNALFEIYDIDISKETSLSQLRIIKIKDCDNIIAEIIRRAGSIKEAGEIVSIYSMDESSLEEKIVSDAMSFFNELLDECWVDSKSIKGFGKEYIDKMRLSIARRICRKIHSRARTRLSLVATDGVILLGRVIGKLDTKSFMERKPSLRPFFRSIAMPVQLSRILVNLSRLRPGEVFLDPFCGTGSIVIEAYLVGGKPIGIDINWDIVKGARLNLKHYHMLGSEIILSDARAAKLKHVHAIATDPPYGRSASTYGEDVKKLYMDFISNASNILLSKRYMVFMAPVWLEKYIDEVLCDKGFILRRKYYMYVHSALTRIVYEAMKI comes from the coding sequence ATGAAGGAGAAAACATACTACTTTATACTATCAGGAACATACTACGGCTTATCGGAAGGAGAACTCAATGCTCTCTTTGAAATATATGATATAGATATTTCAAAAGAAACAAGTTTGTCCCAATTGAGAATAATTAAAATAAAAGATTGTGATAACATAATAGCGGAGATCATCAGGAGAGCTGGCTCAATAAAAGAAGCTGGTGAAATAGTAAGCATTTACAGTATGGATGAAAGTAGTTTAGAAGAAAAAATAGTCTCTGACGCCATGAGTTTTTTCAACGAGCTTCTTGACGAGTGTTGGGTTGATTCCAAGAGCATAAAAGGTTTTGGAAAAGAATACATTGATAAGATGAGATTAAGTATTGCGAGAAGAATCTGCCGCAAAATCCATAGCAGGGCCAGGACTAGACTGTCATTAGTTGCAACAGATGGAGTCATACTATTGGGTCGTGTAATAGGTAAGCTTGATACCAAGAGCTTTATGGAGAGAAAACCTTCATTAAGACCCTTCTTTAGAAGTATAGCCATGCCTGTCCAGTTATCGAGAATTCTAGTCAACTTATCGAGACTAAGACCTGGAGAGGTTTTCCTGGATCCATTCTGTGGCACTGGAAGTATAGTTATAGAAGCATACCTAGTAGGCGGGAAGCCTATAGGTATTGATATTAACTGGGATATAGTTAAAGGCGCAAGGCTTAATCTAAAACACTACCACATGCTTGGCTCTGAAATAATATTATCTGATGCACGTGCCGCTAAATTGAAACATGTTCATGCCATAGCAACCGATCCTCCCTATGGTAGGTCTGCTAGTACTTATGGTGAAGACGTGAAGAAGCTTTACATGGATTTTATAAGTAATGCTAGCAATATTCTTTTGAGTAAAAGATACATGGTGTTCATGGCTCCCGTATGGCTTGAAAAGTATATTGATGAAGTGCTATGTGATAAAGGGTTTATTCTACGGAGGAAATACTACATGTACGTACATAGTGCTCTAACGAGAATAGTGTATGAGGCAATGAAGATATGA
- a CDS encoding ribose-phosphate pyrophosphokinase yields MSAGRTVVIAGPSDPGLAKPISEKLGAQLVTVQEKIFPDGELYVRISEPDIVRNSCAILVNTLYPEQNKSWIETLFLTNALRNTGASMVIVVIPYLAYSRQDKVFLEGEPVSINVMLKALRNAGADCLLTIDVHNPLSLREFNGCAINIMVSDVLAKKAAEYTESPIVLAPDKGALERARIAAEAIGAKYDYLIKKRDRVTGEVSVEPKELSVEGKDVIIIDDIISTGGTIALAAKKSLENGAKSVVLAASHSLLVGNAMDKIKSSGAKKLVTANTLNKKFTESIIEVVDISNKIVDMIKTII; encoded by the coding sequence ATGTCAGCTGGTAGAACAGTTGTAATAGCTGGTCCCAGTGACCCAGGTTTAGCTAAACCTATTTCGGAGAAACTTGGCGCACAATTAGTTACTGTACAGGAAAAGATTTTCCCTGACGGCGAACTCTATGTCAGAATAAGTGAGCCCGACATAGTAAGGAATTCATGCGCTATACTCGTGAATACCCTCTACCCTGAGCAAAACAAGTCTTGGATAGAAACACTATTTCTCACAAATGCTCTCAGAAACACTGGTGCATCAATGGTTATCGTTGTTATACCTTATCTCGCTTATAGCAGGCAAGACAAAGTGTTTCTTGAAGGCGAGCCTGTTAGTATAAACGTGATGCTTAAGGCATTGAGGAATGCTGGCGCCGATTGTCTGCTAACCATCGATGTTCATAACCCTCTTAGTCTCAGAGAATTCAATGGCTGTGCTATAAACATAATGGTATCAGATGTGCTGGCAAAGAAGGCTGCAGAGTATACTGAGTCTCCAATAGTGCTTGCACCAGATAAAGGTGCTTTAGAAAGAGCTAGAATAGCCGCGGAAGCAATTGGTGCTAAATACGATTACTTGATCAAGAAGAGAGATCGTGTAACAGGCGAAGTATCCGTTGAGCCCAAGGAGTTGAGTGTCGAAGGAAAAGATGTCATCATAATCGATGACATAATAAGTACAGGAGGCACCATAGCTCTTGCCGCCAAGAAAAGCCTTGAAAACGGGGCAAAAAGTGTTGTTCTCGCCGCATCACATTCCCTACTCGTAGGCAACGCCATGGATAAGATCAAGAGCTCTGGTGCTAAGAAGCTGGTTACAGCAAATACTCTGAATAAAAAGTTCACTGAAAGCATCATAGAAGTAGTCGATATAAGCAATAAAATAGTAGATATGATTAAAACCATTATCTGA
- the amrS gene encoding AmmeMemoRadiSam system radical SAM enzyme produces the protein MERELLKRPGVAEARLWEDLGEGKIRCLLCHRKCVIPSGTYGACGVRYNYNGRLYTLVYGLLTAANPDPIEKKPLMHFNPGSNVFSISTAGCNFFCRFCQNWVLSQTRRDKLFGELYTPEEVVEQAIMTGCQGISYTYNEPTIFFEFMYDTAKIAKQKGLFNTMVTNGYMSEEAIKELGHYMDAATVDFKGAGNKEFYKKFIGVDDPEKIFDSILAMKEQGWWIEITNLVVPKYGDKEDDMRRLARWIVENLGEETPFHLLRFHPEYLLQDLPPTPRETLEKLAKIAEDEGLKHVYIGNLWGHPKEHTYCPNCGELVIRRYGFYVEEWKLTEDNRCPKCGYKLNIKGKYHRPPRPRFLL, from the coding sequence ATGGAGAGAGAATTATTGAAAAGACCTGGAGTAGCTGAAGCAAGACTATGGGAGGATCTCGGTGAAGGAAAAATAAGATGTTTACTTTGTCATAGGAAATGCGTCATACCATCCGGTACATATGGTGCCTGCGGGGTCAGGTATAACTACAATGGACGATTATACACTCTTGTCTACGGGCTTTTGACTGCGGCAAATCCCGACCCCATAGAGAAAAAACCTCTCATGCATTTCAACCCAGGCTCAAACGTATTCTCGATCTCTACTGCGGGCTGTAATTTCTTCTGTAGATTCTGCCAAAACTGGGTTCTAAGCCAGACGCGTAGGGATAAATTGTTTGGCGAGCTCTATACTCCCGAGGAAGTTGTTGAACAAGCTATAATGACTGGATGCCAGGGAATAAGCTACACGTACAATGAGCCAACAATATTCTTCGAATTCATGTACGATACAGCGAAAATAGCGAAGCAAAAAGGATTATTCAACACCATGGTTACAAACGGGTATATGAGCGAAGAAGCAATTAAAGAGCTAGGCCACTACATGGATGCAGCAACAGTTGACTTCAAAGGTGCAGGTAACAAGGAGTTCTACAAGAAATTCATAGGTGTAGATGACCCTGAGAAAATATTTGATTCAATACTAGCTATGAAAGAACAAGGCTGGTGGATAGAAATAACTAACCTTGTCGTACCAAAGTACGGTGATAAGGAAGATGATATGAGAAGACTTGCTAGATGGATTGTAGAGAATCTTGGGGAAGAAACTCCATTCCACCTACTGAGATTTCATCCCGAGTACCTGCTACAAGACCTTCCTCCTACACCACGTGAAACCCTAGAAAAACTAGCCAAAATAGCTGAAGATGAAGGTCTAAAACACGTCTATATAGGTAATCTATGGGGTCATCCTAAAGAACACACATACTGTCCAAATTGCGGCGAGCTGGTTATAAGAAGATATGGATTCTACGTCGAGGAGTGGAAACTTACCGAGGACAATAGATGCCCCAAATGCGGATACAAGTTAAACATAAAGGGGAAATACCATAGACCGCCAAGACCAAGATTCCTTCTTTAA
- a CDS encoding ATP/GTP-binding protein — translation MTYYIIVLGTAGSGKTHLTGTLQGWLEDYGFDVAVVNLDPAAEWLPYKPDVDVREYVDAREVMEKYKLGPNGTLIASTDLMVTKLDEIYDEVNALRSNYVIIDTPGQLEVFAFRESGPLILNTIIGESKAVALFLIDIVFSYRPASLLSAFLLAASINVRLGKPQINVLTKIDLVSKDVVEKIMDYIEDNEKFINDLSMDKTVTALWSRGDLEFILPKIISQELIPVSSVTREGFDELYAMIQRIVAGGEDYYTEEPSPIL, via the coding sequence ATGACGTACTATATTATAGTTTTAGGGACTGCTGGCTCTGGAAAAACCCATTTGACCGGTACTTTACAGGGATGGCTTGAAGACTACGGGTTTGATGTTGCAGTAGTGAATCTTGATCCTGCTGCTGAGTGGTTACCATACAAGCCTGATGTTGATGTACGTGAGTATGTTGATGCAAGAGAAGTTATGGAAAAATATAAGCTTGGTCCCAATGGAACACTAATAGCATCAACAGATCTTATGGTAACAAAACTTGACGAGATATATGATGAAGTGAATGCTTTGAGATCTAATTATGTTATAATAGATACGCCAGGTCAACTTGAAGTATTTGCTTTCAGAGAATCGGGACCTCTCATATTAAATACTATTATAGGGGAATCCAAGGCAGTAGCATTATTCCTCATAGATATAGTCTTTAGCTATAGGCCAGCAAGTCTTCTATCAGCTTTCCTGCTTGCAGCATCTATTAATGTGAGGCTGGGTAAACCACAAATTAATGTATTGACGAAAATAGATCTTGTATCAAAGGATGTTGTCGAGAAAATAATGGATTATATAGAAGACAACGAGAAGTTTATCAATGATCTGTCTATGGACAAAACAGTAACAGCCTTATGGAGTAGAGGAGATCTAGAATTCATTCTACCGAAGATAATAAGCCAGGAGCTTATACCTGTTTCCTCTGTCACACGTGAAGGATTCGATGAACTCTACGCTATGATTCAGCGGATTGTTGCCGGAGGAGAAGATTACTATACAGAAGAGCCTTCACCTATACTCTAA
- a CDS encoding CoA-binding protein — protein sequence MAAGSAGLEAFFNPKSVAIVGATPKEGKVGRIILENFIKRFKGKIFPVNPKYNEILGLKCYPTVKDIPEPVDLVVISIPAPSVPKVLEDAGEKGVKGAIIISGGFRETGTEEGRALEEKVVEIAKKYGIRIIGPNCLGIYDNWTGVDTFFLPDEKMKRPKRGLISFISQSGAFASALLDWMAYNNIGISRAISYGNKVDVDDVDLIEFLGKDDKTGIIVMYIEGIKTGRGKLFLEKAREIAKKKPIVVFKAGKTARGSRAAASHTAALAGNYSIYQAAFKQAGIIEALSFDEIMDFAKVLLTQPLMNGNRVFVVTDAGGIGVMLTDALTKEGFELPPTPDDLKKELREVLPPHCIVENPIDLTGDADDDRYRIVLEKILPKPYVDAVVVGALPQIPGMTKKIVDYFVELKKYGKPMIIINIGSEEAEKFKVELENKGIPVYESPERAARALKALYLYSMYRKRWSQ from the coding sequence TTGGCGGCTGGTTCAGCTGGTCTCGAAGCATTCTTTAACCCAAAGAGTGTTGCCATAGTTGGTGCTACACCAAAAGAAGGCAAGGTTGGTAGAATAATTCTTGAAAACTTCATAAAGAGATTTAAAGGCAAGATCTTTCCAGTCAATCCCAAATACAATGAAATACTTGGATTAAAGTGCTATCCGACAGTCAAAGATATTCCTGAACCCGTAGACCTTGTAGTCATAAGTATTCCAGCACCAAGTGTACCCAAAGTTCTAGAGGATGCCGGAGAAAAAGGAGTCAAAGGAGCAATCATAATAAGCGGAGGGTTTAGGGAGACCGGCACCGAAGAGGGAAGAGCTCTTGAGGAAAAAGTTGTTGAGATAGCTAAGAAGTATGGAATAAGAATAATTGGGCCTAATTGTCTAGGTATATACGATAACTGGACTGGTGTTGACACGTTCTTCCTTCCAGACGAGAAAATGAAGAGGCCAAAGAGAGGACTAATAAGCTTCATCAGTCAGAGTGGTGCGTTTGCGTCAGCTTTACTGGATTGGATGGCCTACAACAACATCGGGATATCGAGAGCAATAAGTTATGGTAACAAAGTAGATGTAGATGATGTCGATCTAATAGAGTTCCTTGGTAAAGACGATAAAACCGGAATCATAGTCATGTACATTGAGGGAATAAAGACTGGTAGAGGAAAATTATTCCTAGAAAAAGCCCGTGAGATCGCTAAGAAAAAACCTATTGTTGTATTCAAGGCAGGCAAGACAGCTAGGGGAAGCCGTGCAGCCGCGAGCCATACAGCAGCTCTTGCTGGCAACTATTCTATATACCAGGCAGCATTCAAGCAAGCAGGGATAATAGAGGCGCTTTCCTTCGACGAGATAATGGATTTTGCTAAGGTATTGTTAACACAGCCTTTAATGAACGGCAACCGTGTATTCGTTGTAACTGATGCTGGCGGGATAGGTGTTATGCTAACAGATGCCCTAACTAAAGAAGGCTTCGAGCTACCTCCAACACCAGACGATCTAAAGAAAGAGCTCAGAGAGGTACTCCCACCACACTGTATAGTCGAGAACCCAATAGACTTAACAGGAGATGCTGACGACGATCGATACAGGATAGTTCTCGAGAAAATACTCCCCAAGCCATATGTTGATGCAGTAGTTGTTGGTGCACTACCACAAATACCAGGTATGACAAAGAAGATTGTAGACTATTTCGTTGAGTTGAAGAAATACGGTAAACCAATGATCATCATTAATATCGGTAGCGAGGAAGCAGAGAAATTTAAAGTTGAATTAGAGAATAAGGGTATACCCGTATATGAATCGCCCGAACGCGCGGCACGTGCACTGAAAGCACTTTACTTATACTCCATGTATAGAAAAAGGTGGTCGCAATGA
- a CDS encoding acetate--CoA ligase family protein, with product MNPREIIAKALEENRTKLLEHEAIEIIKYYGAPVAEALLAKTPEEAGELAEKIGFPVVLKIVSPDISHKSDVGGVIVGVNSKEEAIEKARKILENVSQKAPGARVSGILVQKQAKPGLEVIVGGLRDSVFGPVVMFGLGGIFVEVLRDVSFRIAPISEEEAIEMMKEIKASKILEGYRNVPPVDKKALAKVIIAAAKLLEENPEVDSLDLNPVIAYQDGALVVDARVILKKK from the coding sequence ATGAACCCCCGAGAAATAATAGCAAAAGCTCTTGAAGAAAACAGGACAAAACTTCTTGAACATGAAGCAATAGAGATAATAAAATACTATGGAGCCCCTGTTGCCGAGGCACTACTCGCGAAAACACCTGAAGAAGCTGGAGAACTTGCAGAGAAAATAGGGTTCCCCGTAGTCCTCAAGATAGTCTCGCCCGATATAAGCCATAAAAGTGATGTAGGCGGCGTAATTGTTGGTGTTAATAGTAAGGAAGAAGCTATTGAGAAAGCCAGAAAGATCCTAGAGAATGTCTCACAGAAAGCACCTGGAGCAAGGGTATCAGGAATACTTGTCCAGAAACAAGCTAAGCCTGGTCTCGAAGTAATTGTTGGTGGCCTCCGGGACAGCGTTTTCGGCCCGGTGGTGATGTTCGGACTCGGCGGTATCTTTGTAGAAGTACTTAGGGATGTATCATTCCGTATAGCACCTATATCAGAAGAAGAAGCGATAGAGATGATGAAGGAAATAAAGGCTTCTAAGATACTTGAAGGCTATAGGAATGTGCCACCAGTTGACAAGAAAGCACTTGCTAAAGTAATTATTGCAGCAGCTAAGCTACTCGAAGAAAACCCTGAAGTAGATTCGCTAGATCTAAACCCTGTAATAGCCTACCAAGACGGAGCACTTGTTGTTGATGCACGTGTGATATTGAAGAAAAAGTAG
- the uppS gene encoding di-trans,poly-cis-decaprenylcistransferase codes for MVNARRIIYRKVYRFIRLVLKPVYRVYEKWLWLQIRNGPFPVHVGIIPDGNRRWARMYNLEAWKGHEEGYRRIKEVLHWIWELGIKAATVYAMSTENCTKRPPAERQHLFELAKKGLEELLTNKDIWEYKVRVRVIGNLDLVPEEIRALAKKVEDATAKNNERVLNIALCYGGRQEIIDAVKKIAEDVKKGHISPEDINEEMFRKYLYTNNLPDPDLVIRTSGEVRISNFLLWQLAYSELYFCEAYWPEFRKIDFWRAIRSFQHRERRFGK; via the coding sequence ATGGTCAACGCAAGAAGAATTATTTACAGGAAAGTATATAGGTTCATAAGACTTGTCCTAAAGCCAGTTTATAGAGTATACGAGAAATGGCTATGGCTGCAAATAAGAAACGGTCCTTTCCCTGTTCATGTAGGTATAATACCAGATGGCAACAGACGATGGGCTCGCATGTATAATTTAGAAGCATGGAAAGGACATGAAGAAGGCTACCGTAGAATAAAAGAAGTACTACATTGGATATGGGAGCTGGGAATAAAAGCAGCAACAGTATATGCGATGTCTACAGAGAACTGTACTAAAAGACCACCAGCAGAAAGGCAACATTTGTTTGAATTAGCGAAAAAAGGTCTAGAAGAGCTTTTGACTAACAAGGATATATGGGAATACAAAGTAAGAGTACGTGTTATTGGAAACCTGGATCTAGTTCCAGAGGAGATTAGAGCACTAGCAAAGAAAGTCGAAGATGCAACCGCGAAAAACAACGAAAGAGTTCTTAATATAGCACTATGTTATGGTGGCCGACAAGAAATAATAGATGCAGTAAAGAAGATCGCCGAGGATGTAAAGAAAGGACATATCAGCCCTGAAGATATAAACGAGGAAATGTTTAGGAAATATCTTTACACAAATAATCTCCCAGACCCGGACCTGGTAATAAGGACTTCAGGCGAGGTTAGAATAAGTAATTTCCTGTTATGGCAACTTGCTTACTCAGAACTATACTTCTGTGAAGCATATTGGCCCGAGTTTAGAAAGATTGATTTCTGGAGAGCAATAAGGTCATTCCAGCATAGAGAAAGAAGATTTGGTAAATAA
- a CDS encoding DUF84 family protein, whose protein sequence is MKAVLTSTNKAKILGAAKALKLLGVKDITSVPVSTGIEQPLSFEQTLSAAIKRIENVINRVNADYYVSIEGGIIHDIGYLIEGQIAIIVDKQGKASVGFSSLFPLPISFKEKLSGGKTLEEAMYEVTGIKRIGEKYGAIGYLTQGFITRVELSYQAVLTAILPFLNTHLYKELIDINYLKKILKTRLDTQ, encoded by the coding sequence TTGAAGGCAGTACTGACATCTACTAATAAAGCAAAAATACTCGGCGCTGCCAAGGCCTTAAAACTTCTTGGTGTAAAAGACATCACTTCTGTTCCCGTGAGCACAGGAATAGAACAACCTTTATCGTTTGAGCAAACGCTTTCAGCAGCTATCAAAAGAATAGAGAACGTTATAAATCGTGTTAATGCCGATTATTATGTTTCTATAGAAGGAGGTATAATCCATGATATAGGGTATCTTATTGAGGGGCAAATCGCGATAATTGTTGATAAACAAGGAAAAGCATCTGTAGGGTTCAGCAGTTTATTTCCATTGCCTATCTCCTTTAAAGAGAAATTATCTGGTGGGAAGACTCTAGAAGAAGCTATGTATGAAGTAACAGGTATCAAGAGAATTGGAGAGAAATATGGGGCCATAGGATATCTGACACAAGGTTTTATAACAAGAGTTGAGCTAAGTTATCAAGCTGTGCTTACAGCTATTCTACCATTCCTTAATACTCATTTGTATAAAGAACTGATCGATATAAATTATTTGAAGAAAATATTAAAAACTAGGTTAGATACCCAATAA
- a CDS encoding 30S ribosomal protein S8e, with the protein MSYYQGNDLKKPSGGKKRRHRMKRKYELGRPPTETKVAPVDERVLIRVRGGNYKVRLKKAAYANVYIPSEKKFQKVKIIGVVETPANTEYARRGIIVKGAIIRTEIGLAKVVSRPGQDGVINAVLIGQ; encoded by the coding sequence TTGTCCTACTATCAAGGCAATGACTTGAAGAAACCAAGTGGTGGAAAAAAGAGAAGACATAGGATGAAACGAAAATACGAACTAGGTAGGCCGCCAACAGAAACCAAGGTTGCTCCAGTCGATGAAAGAGTATTGATCAGGGTTAGAGGAGGTAACTACAAAGTTAGGTTAAAGAAAGCAGCCTACGCAAATGTATACATCCCTTCTGAGAAGAAGTTCCAGAAAGTCAAGATAATAGGCGTTGTCGAAACACCAGCTAATACTGAGTACGCGAGAAGAGGAATAATAGTTAAAGGAGCCATCATAAGGACTGAAATAGGGCTAGCTAAAGTAGTATCAAGACCTGGTCAGGATGGTGTAATAAACGCTGTTCTCATAGGTCAATAA
- a CDS encoding signal recognition particle protein Srp19 produces MSRDYREKRVVVWPAYIDATMSRKMGRRVPRSIAVPNPTVEEIVEAASQLGLNPVVEDSPYPRAWWKYKQRVVVDKIGSKQQVLRKIAEKIKEIRREKR; encoded by the coding sequence TTGAGCAGGGATTACCGGGAAAAAAGAGTAGTTGTATGGCCAGCATACATAGATGCTACTATGTCGAGAAAAATGGGTAGACGAGTACCTCGCTCGATAGCGGTACCTAACCCTACAGTAGAAGAAATTGTTGAAGCAGCTTCACAGCTTGGGTTAAACCCTGTTGTTGAAGACTCTCCATACCCTAGGGCTTGGTGGAAGTATAAACAACGTGTTGTAGTTGATAAAATAGGTTCAAAGCAACAAGTTTTGAGGAAGATTGCTGAAAAAATAAAAGAGATAAGGCGTGAGAAAAGATGA
- a CDS encoding RNA-binding protein, with product MRRLGELLHATKDGLLVVKSALKDPRKLVGSIVYDRDMKRIGRIVDVIGRTDSPYVIVKPESKDIIAVIEPGPVYYFVERKKRRFGEKKKKPSKKRGAGGRRRRETK from the coding sequence ATGAGGAGGCTCGGTGAGCTGCTACACGCAACAAAAGATGGATTGCTAGTAGTAAAATCAGCACTCAAAGACCCAAGGAAACTTGTGGGTTCCATAGTGTATGATAGAGATATGAAGAGAATTGGACGTATAGTCGACGTAATTGGGCGTACTGACTCACCATACGTTATTGTAAAGCCAGAATCCAAGGATATCATTGCTGTTATAGAGCCTGGTCCAGTATACTATTTCGTTGAAAGAAAGAAGCGAAGGTTTGGTGAAAAGAAGAAGAAACCGAGTAAGAAACGGGGGGCCGGAGGGAGGAGGCGTAGGGAAACAAAATAA